Below is a genomic region from Deltaproteobacteria bacterium.
GCGAGCATCGCCGGCTCGGACAACGCCGACCGCGACCGCAACTGCCGCACGGCCGCTTCCCTGGTGCGGTGGGCACTCAACGCCGATGCCGCGGTGCTCACCAAGTACGGCGGCGGCGTGCCCCACGCGGACCTGGCGGAGACCGCGCGGCTCCTGGAGTCCGCGGGCATACGCACTTCGGTCATGGTGTCGGACGTATCACGCGACCGCCGCGTGGAGTCGGCCCTGCTGTTCAACTTCCCCGAAGTCAACGCCATCGTCTACGGCGGCGGCAACGACACCCGCTGGCAAGTGCCGCCGGCCGGCCGCATCATCGCCGCGACCCCGGCCATCGGCGAGCTTCTTGCCGGCGTCCGGGAGCTCAACGCCATGAACGTGGCCGGCATCACCAACCAGCAGGGCGCGTCGCGGCTGCGCGCGGTGGTTTACTGAAATGTGTGCGTCACAGCTTTGAGCAGGGAGACCCTAACCATGAGGATCGTCCACTACCTGAACCAGTTCTTCGGGGGCATCGGCGGCGAGGAGCAGGCCGGGAGCCCGCTTCGAGCGGTCGAGAACGCCGTCGGTCCGGCCCGGCTGCTGGAGCAGACCCTGGGTGACGGGGCCGCCGTGGTCCACACCCTGGTGTGCGGCGACAACCACGCGGTGGAGCACCAGGAGGAGCTGGTGGCCGCCGTCCTGGACCATGTCCGCGGCGCCCGCGCCGACCTGTTCGTGGCCGGCCCCTGCTTTGACGCGGGACGTTACGGCATGGCCGCCGGCGCCCTGTGCACCGCCGTGCAAAACGAGCTCGGCATCCCGGCCGTCACCGCCATGCACGAGGAGAACCCCGGCGTCGACCTCTACCGCGAGGGCCTCTACATCGTCGACTCCGGCAAGAACGCCGCCAAAATGAAGCCGGTGGTCCAACGCATGGCCGGCCTCGCGCGCAAGCTGGTGGCCGGCGATGCCATCGGCCTGCCCGGCGAAGAGGGCTACCTGACCCGCGGCCTGATACGGGACCAGTTCGTGGACAGGACCTCGGCCGAGCGGCTCGTGGACATGGTCCTGGCCAAGGTCCAGGGGCAGCCGTTCGACACCGAGATGCCCGTCACCGCCTTCGAGCCCGTGACCAAGCCCAGCGGCGTCGACGACCTGTCCAAGGCCAAGGTCATGCTCATCACCGACGGCGGCCTCGTGCCCAAGGGCAACCCGGACAACATCGAAGGCATGGCCGCCACCCGCTGGGGCGCCTACGACATCGCCGGCGCCGACGACCTGGCGGGAGAGGATTACGAGATCTCCCACGGCGGCTACGACCCGCGCTTCGTCCAGGCCGACCCCGACCGCCTCGTGCCCCTCGACGCCCTGCGGCAACTGGAGAAGGAAGGTGTGGTCGGCAAGGTCCACGGCGAGTTCCTCTCCACCTCGGGCCTGTCCAACCCCCTGTCCAACACCCGCCGGCTGGGCCGCGAGATGGCCGAGAAGGTCAAGCGCGAGGGAGTCGACGCCGTCATCCTCACCTCCACGTGAGGCACCAGCACTCGCAGCGGCGCTGCGATCACCACCGAGCTCGAGAAGGCCGGCGTCCCCGTCGTGCAGATGACCTCCGCCCTCCCCATCGCCAAGATGGTCGGCTCCAACCGCGTCGTACTCGGCCACGGCATCGTCCACGTGGCCGGAGACGCGAGCCTGCCGGCGGAGGAGGAAAAGGCCCTGAGGCGCAGGCTCGTGGAGGAGGCGCTGGATTCGTTGAAGGCGGAGGGGGGCGCGGACTAACCTCGAGCAGTTTGAGACTCTCGTCTGTTCTTGCGATACTGCGAACTTATCGGGTGATTCTTACCCATAACGGTTCCCAGCGTCGGTCAGCCTCGACGTTGCGAAACGAATTGTGCAGAGCATCGTCATCTCTGCTTGTTTATTCACACCTCCAAAGAAGGCGGAAAAAGGAAATGTTGAAACATCTTGAGGTGCACAACTTCAAGGCATGGCACAGCCTCGATTTGAAGCTGGGAAAGGTCACCGGGCTGTTCGGTACGAACAGTTCGGGCAAGAGCAGCGTGCTTCAGTTTCTCCTGCTCTTGAAACAAACCAAGGACGCCACCGACCGCGGCTTGGTACTGGACTTCGGTGGGCCGAACCAACTCGTAAACCTTGGGACGTACGAATCCATCGTACACCGCGGTGACCATACTGCGGAGATCGCCTGGACCATGCACTGGGACCTCGTGAAGACGCTGAGGGTCGCCGACCCGATGAGCCCTCGCAACCCCGCATTATTTGAAGGAAAGAGTCTGCAAGAAAGTTCTCGCGTGGCATTTGTGGATTCACATCTGTCGACACGATACGTGAAATACGGGTTTTCCGACGCGGTCTTCTCCATTGAACCCAAGGGAGCAAGTTCCGACAAATTCGATCTTGCCTCGGAGGGAGACACCGCACCGCAGCTCATTCGGAATCCAGGTCGGCCGTGGCCTCTCCCCCATCCCCTCAAGACCCACCTCTTTCCCGACCAAGCTTATATCTACTTCCAGAACACGGGCTTCTTGAGGGACTTCGTAGCCGAGTACGAAGCGTTGATGGACAGAGTTGTCTATCTGGGTCCGCTTCGAGAGCATCCGCAGCGAGAGTACCGGTGGTCCGGTGCGAGCCCCCACGACGTAGGACCACGAGGAGAACGCACAGTAGATGCCATCCTTGCGGCCACGGCACGAAACGACGAGCAAAACCTTGCACC
It encodes:
- a CDS encoding AAA family ATPase — protein: MLKHLEVHNFKAWHSLDLKLGKVTGLFGTNSSGKSSVLQFLLLLKQTKDATDRGLVLDFGGPNQLVNLGTYESIVHRGDHTAEIAWTMHWDLVKTLRVADPMSPRNPALFEGKSLQESSRVAFVDSHLSTRYVKYGFSDAVFSIEPKGASSDKFDLASEGDTAPQLIRNPGRPWPLPHPLKTHLFPDQAYIYFQNTGFLRDFVAEYEALMDRVVYLGPLREHPQREYRWSGASPHDVGPRGERTVDAILAATARNDEQNLAPRRRYMKFQEMIAYWLRELGLIHSFEIKEIGSGTNLYQACVRTAPDSPETMLTDVGFGVSQILPVLVLLCRVGGGAPQGWPPSAAQTARTVFP
- a CDS encoding glycine/betaine/sarcosine/D-proline family reductase selenoprotein B encodes the protein MRIVHYLNQFFGGIGGEEQAGSPLRAVENAVGPARLLEQTLGDGAAVVHTLVCGDNHAVEHQEELVAAVLDHVRGARADLFVAGPCFDAGRYGMAAGALCTAVQNELGIPAVTAMHEENPGVDLYREGLYIVDSGKNAAKMKPVVQRMAGLARKLVAGDAIGLPGEEGYLTRGLIRDQFVDRTSAERLVDMVLAKVQGQPFDTEMPVTAFEPVTKPSGVDDLSKAKVMLITDGGLVPKGNPDNIEGMAATRWGAYDIAGADDLAGEDYEISHGGYDPRFVQADPDRLVPLDALRQLEKEGVVGKVHGEFLSTSGLSNPLSNTRRLGREMAEKVKREGVDAVILTSTUGTSTRSGAAITTELEKAGVPVVQMTSALPIAKMVGSNRVVLGHGIVHVAGDASLPAEEEKALRRRLVEEALDSLKAEGGAD